The region GTCACTGCTCAGCCAGCGCAGATCGCATTCGCAATGGGCTGCGACACCGTCGTACAGACGATCCAGAATTGCCCGCTGTTCTTTCTGCACCAGAAATAGAACTTTCATTGTTTTCCTTGCGGCCTTTGCTCGACCGCTAACAGTCATGCGCCGGTATTAGAGATCACGACGCCAGAACAATTCATGTCGACGCACCGCTTTGCGGAAAAACTCGTTTTCTCCATACGGTGATGCGCGACGTCCAGCCAACCAACGTTGCAGCAGGCGGCGAATACGACGCTTGAATGGGGCGGGCGGTTGCAGGTCATGCATCATGCCAAGCGCCATCGCCTTGTCACGCTGGGTCGCCAGGTCCAGCGTCAGGCTGTACGGAGACCATCCTTCGCCGCCCTCAAGTTGTGGCGGCAACGCAACACCGGCGCCACTGTCACCCATCGGCCAGCGGTCGTTGTCGTGCAGGTGATTGGCATAGCCCAGAATGGTTTCCGGCTGCCACTCCAACCCCTGCAACGCTTCGAGCACAGCGGCCTGGGCGCAGATATGATCGGGATGCGGGTCAAGAACCGGATGTGGCATCACCAGAACCTGGGGACGCGCCTTGAGCAGCAAGGCGCGCAAATCGGCCAATAAGTTGTTCCAGGTAGGCGCGCCATTCTCATCTGCCGGTAACATCATGCTGTTGAACTGCCGGAACAACCGGATATCGTCCAGCCCCGCCTCGCGTGAAGGCACTACCTGATCCGGCGCTGCTTGCATGGCAGGGAGCTGCAAGCAGAAATAGCCCAGTTGCACGCACTGCGATTCCGGCACACCCGCCCAGCGTGGCACAGCAATACTGTCCCAGGCACGCAGACGGCCCTTCAAGCGAGCAGCCTCGGCCTGAGCCAAGCCCATTTGTTGATAATGCTCTGCCTCGATTTCACCGGCAGTCAGCGTCACCACCCAGGTTTCCTCGGCCTGGCTATAAAGGCCAAAAGCAGCGAGTTCGGCATCATCGGCGTGCGGGGCGATAACCATCACCCGCTTCTTGCGCAGATCATTGCCCGGGACAACCCACAATTGCCCTTCACCAGCCAAGCGACAATGGCGTCCACGCAAACGCAGGCGCCCTGCCGCCAGTGGCTCGCCAAGACCGGTCAAATTCAGGTAACGAAGACCGGCCACACCCCGTTCAAAGGTTTGGCAATCGACGTCATCTACGACCACAGCAGGATCGAGGAAGCGGCCAAGCCAGCGGCTTTTCAAGCGCAATGCCAGGACCAGGGTTTCGTCACCGTCCAGTTGCAAGGGCGTTTGCACCTGCACAACGCCGTCCACCAACGTCACCGGCTGCGGCGCACACGCCTGGGGAAACTGATATTGATAGTCTTCACCGGGCGAGTAGAACAAGTGGTCGGCAAACCAGGCCTCGTGTGCAGCCCACAGCAACGGCAGCAGCAACAGCGGCAACCACCAATGCACGAAAATACCCAAGGCCAGCAACACCACCAGGCCGACCAGCAGCCCCAGCCGCTTGTTGCGCCGGTGCTGGCGGAGCAGCTGTTGCTTGCGGCTCACACCTGAAATACCGGCACGGGGTTGCACCAGCGATCCTTGTACTCGCGATCAGCGCGACCAAAGGAAAAGCGCAGTGGCTTGTTGCGTGCCCGTGCATCCTCCCAGGCTGCCTGGGTGTTGAGGAAACTCAACACGCTTCCCGGGCTGAAGGCCTTGGTTTGCGGGTCAACGCCACCGTTGATGTACTCGACACTGATCCACTCGGGTGCTTCCACGCGGTAAACCAGTTGGATGGCAATGGGCGCCTCGTCAAGAAACAGCACCGAGCCAATCAGCAATTCGCGCAAGCGTTCGATCACTTCATGCATGCGCTCAGCACCGGTCGCCGGGAACTCCCAGCGGCGCTGGAACAGGTCGCAATAGATTGCCGCCAGCTCAGTGCTGGTAAAGTCGCTGACCGGGCGCACCTGGCCACCCGCCTCTTCCAGCAAACGCAACTCGCGGCGCTGGTTGTAGCGGAATTTCTTCGACAGGTCCTCAGGCGTACGCGCCATTGCCAATGCTTCGGCCTGGGGCTTGAGGTTGGCGAAACGGCCCCGATTGAGCTCGGACAGATAACGTCCGGCATGGCGCAGGGGCGCCTGAGCGTCGGCGGCTGCCGGCAGGATCAGCTCGGCATTGCCCAAGTCGTACAGGCCTTTTTTGCCCTGACGCTTGAGCACGTCCTTGGACAGCGCCAGATGGCGCCCCCAGGTGGGAATCGCCGCCTTGAGCTCGCCATTGTGCGACCAGCCCAGATAGCGCACCGGGATCTGCGCAAGATCAGCCAGTTGTTCGATCACCAGCGGATGCGTGGCGACACTGCCGCCAAATTTTTCCCATGCCTGCGCATAGGCCGCCGCATCGATTGGCGCCCAGCCTCGCTCGCGCCAGCCTTGAATATGATTGAGCATCAAGCCTCCGCTGTTAGCGCACGGACGTGGGGCAATTGCCAGAAGGCCTCGCGCACTGCCGAGTCGGAGAAACGCTCACGCAGGCGCTGGAGCATGCGCTCGGCACACTCCCGACGCTGGTCTTCGTCCAGCGCAGCCAGATGCTGCAGACCCTGCCCCAGATGCTCGGCGTCGCCGAGCGGAAAGAGGATGCCGACGCCCTCGACCACTTCCACCGCACCACCGCAAGCTGTCGCCAGAAGCGGCACTCCGGCCACCATCGCCTCAAGCAGAACCATACCGAATGGTTCGTGATCAGAGCTCAGGGCAAAGGCATCAAAGGCGCGAAAATAGCGACGCGCATCAGGTACCTGACCGAGAAAATCCACCTGCGCCGCAATACCCAGCTCGGCGGCCAGATCCTTGAGCGATTGCTCAAGACGGCCCTTCCCGAGAATGGCCAGACGCGCGCCCGCCGGCAGCCCTGGCAATGCCTGGGAGAAGCCGCGCAACAAGGTAGCCTGGTCTTTGTCCGGGTGCAGTCGACCGACATTGCCGACAATCCATGCCTGCGACTCCAGCCCCAGCACCTCACGGGCCTGCGCAGCGGATACCTGGATGGCCTGCAGCGCTTCAACGTCGATACGGTTGTAGAGGGTCTGGATACGCTCGACCGGCCATTTCGGCAGACACTTGCGCATATCGTCACGTACCGCGTCGGAAACGCCCAGCAAACTCAGGCGCCGACGGAACAGATTGGCAAACAACTGGCGACTGGAACGCTGATAGTCGCCAAACGCATGGTGCACACCAATCACCGGCAGGCGACTGGCAAGCAGGGTGATATAAATCGGCTTGAAGCGGTGGGCGATGCAGAAACTGAAGTCACGCGTGGCCACGATCCGTCGTAGTGCACGGATCGCCCCCAGCTTGAGGCCTCTGATGGCCTTGGAGCTGAATTCCAGGAAGATCACTTCGTCCGAGGCACAGCCAGCAGCGACCTGAGGGTCGGCAGCGCCGGTAAGAAACACCGTGGTGACCTTATAGCCGCTACCGCTGAACAGGCTGGCGTACTGCCGCGCACAGTCCAAGAACGGACCGTCATAGCCGTGGCAGAACTGCAGAACGCGCTTGTCAGCCTTGGACGTCATAACTGTTCGCGCCGTCCTTGACTACCAGGATGTCTTCCATGATCAGGTATTGCAGATCCGAGCCGAAGAACATGTTCAGCGCGTCGGTCGGCGAACAGATCATCGGTTCACCACGACGATTGAGCGACGTGTTCAACGAAACACCGTTGCCGGTGAGGTTTTCCAAGGCCTTCATCATGTCGTAGTAGCGCGGGTTGTATTCGCGCTTGAGCACCTGGGCACGTGAAGTGCCGTCCTCGTGAACGACCTCGGGTACGCGGGTTTTCCACTCTTCGGAAACTTCGAAGGTGAAGGTCATGAAGGGTGCCGGATGATCGATCTTGATCATTTGCGGTGCAACCGTGTCGAGCATCGACGGGCAGAAAGGCCTCCAGCGCTCGCGGAACTTGATTTGATGGTTGATGCGGTCGGCAACGCCGGCAACGCTTGGGCAACCAATGATCGAGCGGCCGCCCAGAGCACGCGGACCAAATTCCATGCGCCCCTGGAACCAGGCCACCGGATTGCCGTCGACCATGATCTTGGCGATCTGCTCAGGCATGTTGTCGAGCTTGCGCCATTTCGGCTGGCTCGGGTGACGGGCACACGCCGCGATCACGTCTTCGTTGGAGTATTCAGGGCCGAGGTAGACGTGCTCCATCTTCTCGACCGGCACGCCACGGGCGTGGGAAACGTAGGCTGCCGCACCGACCGCAGTACCAGCGTCGCCGGAGGCCGGCTGGACGAACAGTTCCTTGAGATCGGGACGGGCGATGATTTTCTGGTTGAGCTTGACGTTCAGCGCGCAACCGCCAGCAAAAGCCAGCTTGCCGGTTTCTTTGAGGATGTCGCCCAGGTAGTGGTCGATCATCTGCAGGGCGATCTTCTCGAACAGCGCCTGCATGCTGGCTGCGTAGTGGATGTAAGGCTCGTCGGCGATGTCGCCTTCGCGCTTGGGACCCAGCCACTCGATCAGTTTCGGTGAGAAGTAGAAGCCTTTGCCCTTCTCTTTGTAACGGCGCAGGCCGATGACGTTGGCGTAATCGGTGTTGATCACCAACTCGCCGTTCTCGAACGAAGCCAGGCGCGAAAAGTCGTACTTGCTGGCATCGCCATACGGCGCCATGCCCATGACCTTGAACTCGCCATCGAGCATTTCAAAGCCAAGGAACTCGGTGATTGCACCGTACAGGCCACCCAGCGAATCCGGATCGAAGAATTCCTTGATCTTGTGGATCTTGCCGTTTTCGCCATAGCCAAAGAAGGTCGTGGCGTACTCGCCCTTGCCGTCAATGCCGAGGATCGCGGTTTTTTCCTTGAAGCCCGAGCAGTGATAAGCGCTGGAGGCGTGAGCCAGGTGATGCTCGACCGGCTCGATCTTGACCTTTTTCGGGTCAAAACCCAGCTGTTCCAGGCACCAGACGATTTTTTTGCGATAGCGCTTGTAGCGACGGTTGCCCATCAGAATCGCGTCCAGGGCGCGATCCGGGGCGTACCAGTAGCGTTTGGCATAGTGCCAGCGGGCCTTGCCGAACAAGCTGATCGGGGCGAACGGAATGGCCACCACGTCTACGTCGGACGGCTTGATGCCAGCCTGCTCCAGGCAGAACTTCGCCGATTCGTAGGGCATGCGGTTCTTTGCATGTTTGTCGCGCACGAAGCGCTCTTCTTCAGCGGCGGCAATCAGCTTGCCGTCGATGTACAGGGCCGCGGAAGGATCATGGCTAAGGGCGCCGGACAGGCCAAGAATCGTCAATGCCAAGGGTCTAGCCTCTTCAAACTGTAAATATGCGCCCAGGCCCGGTGGGGCGAGCGGCAATGAAAGAGCGGGATTATAACGTAAAGTGCGGGCGCCGGCTGGGCTCACTGCATTTGAGCCGACCGCCATTTCTACTCGGCGATTAGCCAATCCATGCGCCAGCTTCCCTGGGTCTGCGCCAGCACCTGGGACAACCATGGCAGCAAGGCACGCAACTCTTCCTCCAGGCCCCACGGTGGGTTGGCAATGGCCAAGCCCGAGCCGTTCAGGCCCTGCGGGCTGTCCTGGGGATGCACATACAGCTCCACTCGCAGCAACTTCGGTGCGCCGGTGCTGGTCAGGTCCTGATAGAAGCGCACCAGTTGGCGCTGATCCTTGATCGGGTACCAGATCGCTGCGACCGTCTGGCGCATACGACTGATTGCCTCTTTCATGGCAACCGTACAGCGCTTGAGCTCGTCAGCCTGCTCGAACGGCGGATCAATCAGCATCACCGCACGCTTTTCCTGCACCGGCAACAGCGCACGCGGAACGTGCCAGCCCTCACCCAGGTGCACGGCAACGCGCGGATCTTTCTTCATGTTGTCCTTGAGCATGGCCCCGTCTTCAGGGTGCTTCTCGTTGAGCAACACGCGATCCTGCTGGCGCGCCAGGCGCCGGGCCAACTCGGGCGAGCCCGGGTAGTAACGCAGCTCACCGTCAGGGTTCATCTTGCGCAGGATTTTCAGGTAATCCGCGGTAACTTCCGGCAAGTCATCCCGCCCCCAAAGCCGGCCAACACCCTCCAACCACTCCCCGGTGCGCGTCGCCTGGTCGCCCTGCAGGTCGTACAACCCCAGGCCAGCATGAGTATCCAGGTAAGCGAACGGCTGTTCCTTGCGCGTCATCAGCGCAATCAGTCGGGTTAATACCAGGTGTTTGAAGACGTCGGCGTGGTTGCCGGCGTGAAAGGCGTGACGATAGTTCATGGCAACTCCTGCAAGACCGTGCAGTTTACCTTGCAAAACCGCCTTATGGGAGCGGGCTTGCCCGTGATGCGATCGACTGAAATGACAACGGCCCGACTACTGATAAGTAGCCGGGCCGTTGTCAGGCACCGATCAAACCGACATTACTTGCCAGCGTGATAGGCCGCATCGGCGTTTTCGAAACGCGTAACCATCGACTTGCTTGGGCTGCCGAACTTGCTGAATACGAAGATTGCCAGGCTGGCGAAAATGAAGCCTGGAATGATTTCGTACAGCCCCATGGTGTCGAATCGTTTCCACAGGATCACGGTTACTGCACCGACCACGATACCGGCCAACGCACCGTTACGGGTCATGCCTTTCCACAGTACCGAGATCAGCACTACCGGACCGAAGGCCGCACCGAAACCAGCCCAGGCGTATGCCACCAGGCCCAGTACGCGGTTATCAGGATCGGCAGCCAGGGCGATGGCGATCAGCGCAACGGCCAGCACCATCAGGCGACCCACCCATACCAGCTCAAGCTGGGAGGCGCTCTTGCGCAGGAAAGTCTTGTAGAAGTCTTCGGTCAGGGCGCTCGAGCACACCAGCAGCTGGCAGCTCAGGGTACTCATTACCGCCGCCAGGATGGCCGACAGCAGTACACCGGCGATCCATGGATTGAACAGGATCTTGGCCAGTTCGATGAACACACGCTCGTGGTTCTCGGTAACCGGGCCTGCAAGCTCCGGGTGCGCCGAGAAGTAGGCGATGCCGAAGAAACCAACAGCGCAGGTACCCGCCAGGCACAGGATCATCCAGGTCATGGAGATGCGACGGGCATTGGCGATGGACTTGACCGAGTCGGCGGCCATGAAGCGCGCCAGAATGTGCGGCTGGCCAAAGTAGCCCAAGCCCCAGCCCATCAGCGAGATGATGCCGATGAAGGTTGCGCCTTTGAACATGTCGAAGTTGCCAGCACCTTTGGCTTCAATGGCCAGGAAGGTGGTGTCGACACCGCCGGTGGCGATCAATACGATCACCGGGGTCAGGATCAGGGCAAAAATCATCAAAGTCGCCTGGACGGTATCGGTCCAGCTTACTGCCAGGAAGCCACCAACGAAGGTGTAGGCAATAGTCGCCGCAGCACCGGCCCACAGCGCGGTTTCATAGGACATGCCGAAGGTGCTCTCGAACAGACGAGCGCCAGCAACGATGCCGGAAGCGCAGTAGATGGTGAAGAACACCAGGATAACGACGGCAGAAATAATGCGCAGCAGACCGCTGTTATCTTCGAAACGGCTGGCGAAGTAATCCGGCAGGGTCAGCGCGTCACCATTGTGTTCGGTCTGTACACGTAGACGACCGGCAACGAACAGCCAGTTCAGGTAAGCACCGACGGTCAGGCCGATGGCAATCCAGGCCTCCGACAGACCCGACATATAGATGGCACCTGGCAGGCCCATCAACAACCAACCGCTCATGTCCGAGGCACCGGCCGAAAGCGCAGTCACCACGCTACCGAGGCTGCGGCCGCCGAGAATGTAGTCGGAGAGGTTGTTGGTGGCACGATAGGCCATGAAGCCGATCATCACCATTGCTGCGATATAGATCACGAACGTGATCGTAATTGGATTGCTAAAACTCATTGTTGCGCCCTGGCGTTTGTTTTTATGTAGTGACAGCCTTCGAGAAGGTTGCACCCAGGCCGCGAATCCTATGCAACAACGCAAAGTAGGTGCAACCTGTTTTTGCGCTCAAGTTGCACCTCGTCGGATTTTTTGCTCCGCCACGGCTTTTTGCTCCTTTTTGAAGCAAAAAGTCGGGGCGACAGAAGAAATTGCACCATAAACAGCCATTTTACTCGTGTGGTTTTAGCCACCGGACGAGTTGCACTTTTTTCCTACACATTTTGGGTTGCACTAGGTTGCACCCGAATTCGAGCACGGCTAATCTTGGCGCCAGCTTAAGCCACAGCCCTGTGGCAATAATGAGGATAAGAAATGGCGACGACCACCCTTGGGGTCAAACTTGACGACCCAACCCGTGAGCGACTCAAAGCAGCTGCGCAGTCCATTGACCGCACGCCGCATTGGTTGATCAAGCAAGCGATCTTCAATTACCTGGAGAAACTTGAGGGTGGCGCCACCTTGACCGAGCTCAACGGTCAGGCCATTGGTCACGGCGACGAAGCCGGCGAAGTACAGGGCGACCATAGCCACCAGTGCTTCCTCGAGTTCGCCGAAAGCATCTTGCCGCAATCGGTCCTGCGCTCGGCCATCACCGCAGCCTACCGCCGTCCTGAGCCGGAAGTGGTGCCGATGCTGCTCGAACAAGCACGTCTGCCGGTCGCCATGGCTGAAGCCACCAACAAGCTGGCCGCCGGCATCGCTGAAAAGCTGCGTAACCAGAAGAGCGCCGGTGGCCGCGCCGGTATCGTCCAGGGGCTGCTGCAGGAATTCTCCCTGTCGTCGCAGGAAGGCGTTGCACTGATGTGCCTGGCCGAAGCCCTGCTGCGCATCCCCGACAAAGGCACCCGCGACGCCCTGATCCGCGACAAGATCAGCACCGGTAACTGGCAGCCGCACCTGGGCAATAGCCCGTCGCTGTTCGTCAACGCTGCTACCTGGGGCTTGCTGCTGACTGGCAAGCTGGTCTCGACCCACAACGAATCCGGCCTGACCTCCTCGCTGAGCCGCATCATCGGCAAGAGCGGCGAGCCGATGATCCGCAAGGGCGTCGACATGGCCATGCGCCTGATGGGCGAGCAATTCGTTACCGGCGAAACCATTGCCGAAGCCCTGGCCAACGCCAGCAAGTTCGAATCCAAGGGTTTCCGCTACTCCTATGACATGCTCGGTGAAGCGGCACTGACCGAGCACGACGCGCAAAAATACCTGGCCTCCTACGAGCAGGCGATCCACTCGATCGGTAAAGCTTCCCACGGCCGCGGTATCTATGAAGGCCCGGGTATCTCGATCAAGCTCTCGGCGCTGCACCCACGCTACAGCCGCGCCCAGTACGAGCGCGTAATGGAAGAGCTGTACCCACGCCTGCTGTCGCTGACCCTGCTGGCCAAGCAATACGACATCGGCCTGAACATCGACGCCGAGGAAGCTGACCGCCTGGAGCTGTCGCTGGATCTGCTCGAGCGCCTGTGCTTCGAGCCACAGCTGACCGGCTGGAACGGTATCGGCTTCGTGATCCAGGCTTACCAGAAGCGCTGCCCGTACGTGATCGATTACGTCATCGATCTGGCTCGCCGCAGCCGTCATCGCCTGATGATCCGCCTGGTTAAAGGCGCCTACTGGGACAGCGAGATCAAGCGCGCCCAAGTCGAAGGACTGGAAGGCTATCCGGTATACACCCGCAAGGTGTACACCGACGTGTCCTACATTGCCTGCGCGCGCAAATTGCTGTCGGTGCCTGAAGTCATCTATCCGCAGTTCGCCACCCATAACGCCCACACCCTGTCGGCCATCTACCACATTGCCGGTCAGAACTACTATCCAGGCCAGTACGAGTTCCAGTGCCTGCATGGCATGGGTGAGCCGCTGTACGAGCAGGTTGTCGGCAAGGTTGCCGATGGCAAGCTGAACCGCCCGTGCCGCGTGTACGCACCGGTCGGCACGCATGAAACCCTGCTTGCCTACCTGGTTCGTCGCCTGCTGGAAAACGGCGCCAACACCTCGTTCGTCAACCGTATTGCCGACCAGTCGATCTCGATTCAGGAACTGGTTGCCGATCCGGTCGCGACCATCGAGCAAATGGCCACTCAGGAAGGCAATTTCGGTCTGCCGCATCCGCGCATTCCACTGCCGCGCGATCTGTACGGTGCCGAGCGCGCCAACTCCGCCGGCATCGACATGGCCAACGAGCATCGCCTGGCGTCGCTGTCCTGCGCCCTGCTGGCCAGTGCCCACAATGATTGGAAAGCCGCGCCGATGCTTGGCTGCGCTTCCAGCGACGAAGCCGCTGCCCCTGTTCTGAACCCGTCCGATCACCGCGATGTGGTGGGACATGTGCAGGAAGCCACAGTCACTGACGTCGACAACGCCATTCAGTGCGCCCTCAATGCCGCGCCTATCTGGCAGGCCACGCCGCCCGCCGAGCGTGCCGCGATCCTGGAGCGCGCTGCCGACCTGATGGAAGCCGAAATCCAGCCGCTGATGGGCCTGCTCGCTCGTGAAGCGGGCAAGACCTTCGCCAACGCCATCGCCGAAGTCCGTGAAGCGGTCGACTTCCTGCGTTACTACGCCGTACAGGCCCGGAACGACTTCAGCAATGATGCCCACCGCCCACTGGGCCCTGTGGTGTGCATCAGCCCATGGAACTTCCCGCTGGCTATCTTCAGCGGCCAGGTCGCTGCTGCCCTGGCAGCCGGCAACCCGGTATTGGCCAAGCCAGCCGAGCAAACGCCACTGGTAGCAGCCCAGGCTGTACGCCTGCTGCTCGAAGCGGGTATCCCTGAAGGCGTGGTGCAGTTGCTGCCAGGCCGCGGTGAAACCGTCGGCGCCCGCCTGGTGGGTGATGATCGCGTCAAAGGCGTGATGTTCA is a window of Pseudomonas sp. DG56-2 DNA encoding:
- a CDS encoding PIG-L deacetylase family protein — protein: MSRKQQLLRQHRRNKRLGLLVGLVVLLALGIFVHWWLPLLLLPLLWAAHEAWFADHLFYSPGEDYQYQFPQACAPQPVTLVDGVVQVQTPLQLDGDETLVLALRLKSRWLGRFLDPAVVVDDVDCQTFERGVAGLRYLNLTGLGEPLAAGRLRLRGRHCRLAGEGQLWVVPGNDLRKKRVMVIAPHADDAELAAFGLYSQAEETWVVTLTAGEIEAEHYQQMGLAQAEAARLKGRLRAWDSIAVPRWAGVPESQCVQLGYFCLQLPAMQAAPDQVVPSREAGLDDIRLFRQFNSMMLPADENGAPTWNNLLADLRALLLKARPQVLVMPHPVLDPHPDHICAQAAVLEALQGLEWQPETILGYANHLHDNDRWPMGDSGAGVALPPQLEGGEGWSPYSLTLDLATQRDKAMALGMMHDLQPPAPFKRRIRRLLQRWLAGRRASPYGENEFFRKAVRRHELFWRRDL
- a CDS encoding antimicrobial resistance protein Mig-14, with translation MLNHIQGWRERGWAPIDAAAYAQAWEKFGGSVATHPLVIEQLADLAQIPVRYLGWSHNGELKAAIPTWGRHLALSKDVLKRQGKKGLYDLGNAELILPAAADAQAPLRHAGRYLSELNRGRFANLKPQAEALAMARTPEDLSKKFRYNQRRELRLLEEAGGQVRPVSDFTSTELAAIYCDLFQRRWEFPATGAERMHEVIERLRELLIGSVLFLDEAPIAIQLVYRVEAPEWISVEYINGGVDPQTKAFSPGSVLSFLNTQAAWEDARARNKPLRFSFGRADREYKDRWCNPVPVFQV
- a CDS encoding glycosyltransferase, producing the protein MTSKADKRVLQFCHGYDGPFLDCARQYASLFSGSGYKVTTVFLTGAADPQVAAGCASDEVIFLEFSSKAIRGLKLGAIRALRRIVATRDFSFCIAHRFKPIYITLLASRLPVIGVHHAFGDYQRSSRQLFANLFRRRLSLLGVSDAVRDDMRKCLPKWPVERIQTLYNRIDVEALQAIQVSAAQAREVLGLESQAWIVGNVGRLHPDKDQATLLRGFSQALPGLPAGARLAILGKGRLEQSLKDLAAELGIAAQVDFLGQVPDARRYFRAFDAFALSSDHEPFGMVLLEAMVAGVPLLATACGGAVEVVEGVGILFPLGDAEHLGQGLQHLAALDEDQRRECAERMLQRLRERFSDSAVREAFWQLPHVRALTAEA
- a CDS encoding carbamoyltransferase; translated protein: MALTILGLSGALSHDPSAALYIDGKLIAAAEEERFVRDKHAKNRMPYESAKFCLEQAGIKPSDVDVVAIPFAPISLFGKARWHYAKRYWYAPDRALDAILMGNRRYKRYRKKIVWCLEQLGFDPKKVKIEPVEHHLAHASSAYHCSGFKEKTAILGIDGKGEYATTFFGYGENGKIHKIKEFFDPDSLGGLYGAITEFLGFEMLDGEFKVMGMAPYGDASKYDFSRLASFENGELVINTDYANVIGLRRYKEKGKGFYFSPKLIEWLGPKREGDIADEPYIHYAASMQALFEKIALQMIDHYLGDILKETGKLAFAGGCALNVKLNQKIIARPDLKELFVQPASGDAGTAVGAAAYVSHARGVPVEKMEHVYLGPEYSNEDVIAACARHPSQPKWRKLDNMPEQIAKIMVDGNPVAWFQGRMEFGPRALGGRSIIGCPSVAGVADRINHQIKFRERWRPFCPSMLDTVAPQMIKIDHPAPFMTFTFEVSEEWKTRVPEVVHEDGTSRAQVLKREYNPRYYDMMKALENLTGNGVSLNTSLNRRGEPMICSPTDALNMFFGSDLQYLIMEDILVVKDGANSYDVQG
- a CDS encoding 23S rRNA (adenine(2030)-N(6))-methyltransferase RlmJ; its protein translation is MNYRHAFHAGNHADVFKHLVLTRLIALMTRKEQPFAYLDTHAGLGLYDLQGDQATRTGEWLEGVGRLWGRDDLPEVTADYLKILRKMNPDGELRYYPGSPELARRLARQQDRVLLNEKHPEDGAMLKDNMKKDPRVAVHLGEGWHVPRALLPVQEKRAVMLIDPPFEQADELKRCTVAMKEAISRMRQTVAAIWYPIKDQRQLVRFYQDLTSTGAPKLLRVELYVHPQDSPQGLNGSGLAIANPPWGLEEELRALLPWLSQVLAQTQGSWRMDWLIAE
- the putP gene encoding sodium/proline symporter PutP; the protein is MSFSNPITITFVIYIAAMVMIGFMAYRATNNLSDYILGGRSLGSVVTALSAGASDMSGWLLMGLPGAIYMSGLSEAWIAIGLTVGAYLNWLFVAGRLRVQTEHNGDALTLPDYFASRFEDNSGLLRIISAVVILVFFTIYCASGIVAGARLFESTFGMSYETALWAGAAATIAYTFVGGFLAVSWTDTVQATLMIFALILTPVIVLIATGGVDTTFLAIEAKGAGNFDMFKGATFIGIISLMGWGLGYFGQPHILARFMAADSVKSIANARRISMTWMILCLAGTCAVGFFGIAYFSAHPELAGPVTENHERVFIELAKILFNPWIAGVLLSAILAAVMSTLSCQLLVCSSALTEDFYKTFLRKSASQLELVWVGRLMVLAVALIAIALAADPDNRVLGLVAYAWAGFGAAFGPVVLISVLWKGMTRNGALAGIVVGAVTVILWKRFDTMGLYEIIPGFIFASLAIFVFSKFGSPSKSMVTRFENADAAYHAGK
- the putA gene encoding trifunctional transcriptional regulator/proline dehydrogenase/L-glutamate gamma-semialdehyde dehydrogenase, with product MATTTLGVKLDDPTRERLKAAAQSIDRTPHWLIKQAIFNYLEKLEGGATLTELNGQAIGHGDEAGEVQGDHSHQCFLEFAESILPQSVLRSAITAAYRRPEPEVVPMLLEQARLPVAMAEATNKLAAGIAEKLRNQKSAGGRAGIVQGLLQEFSLSSQEGVALMCLAEALLRIPDKGTRDALIRDKISTGNWQPHLGNSPSLFVNAATWGLLLTGKLVSTHNESGLTSSLSRIIGKSGEPMIRKGVDMAMRLMGEQFVTGETIAEALANASKFESKGFRYSYDMLGEAALTEHDAQKYLASYEQAIHSIGKASHGRGIYEGPGISIKLSALHPRYSRAQYERVMEELYPRLLSLTLLAKQYDIGLNIDAEEADRLELSLDLLERLCFEPQLTGWNGIGFVIQAYQKRCPYVIDYVIDLARRSRHRLMIRLVKGAYWDSEIKRAQVEGLEGYPVYTRKVYTDVSYIACARKLLSVPEVIYPQFATHNAHTLSAIYHIAGQNYYPGQYEFQCLHGMGEPLYEQVVGKVADGKLNRPCRVYAPVGTHETLLAYLVRRLLENGANTSFVNRIADQSISIQELVADPVATIEQMATQEGNFGLPHPRIPLPRDLYGAERANSAGIDMANEHRLASLSCALLASAHNDWKAAPMLGCASSDEAAAPVLNPSDHRDVVGHVQEATVTDVDNAIQCALNAAPIWQATPPAERAAILERAADLMEAEIQPLMGLLAREAGKTFANAIAEVREAVDFLRYYAVQARNDFSNDAHRPLGPVVCISPWNFPLAIFSGQVAAALAAGNPVLAKPAEQTPLVAAQAVRLLLEAGIPEGVVQLLPGRGETVGARLVGDDRVKGVMFTGSTEVARLLQRNIAGRLDAQGRPIPLIAETGGQNAMIVDSSALTEQVVIDVVSSAFDSAGQRCSALRVLCLQEDSADRVIEMLKGAMAESRLGNPERLSVDIGPVIDAEAKAGIEKHIQGMRDKGRSVYQVAIADGEEIKRGTFVMPTLIELESFDELQREIFGPVLHVVRYNRKNLDQLIEQINASGYGLTLGVHTRIDETIAKVIDNVNAGNVYVNRNIVGAVVGVQPFGGEGLSGTGPKAGGPLYLYRLLSTRPADAIEKTFQRTDGEHIPDTRMRDELSKPLQALKTWAASNQLNDLGSLCDQFAKQSQSGISRLLAGPTGERNSYTILPREHVLCLAEVEADLLTQLAAVLAVGSSAVWPEGELSKTLRNRLPKEVQARITLVGDWTKDEVVFDAVLHHGHSDQLRAVCEQVAKRAGAIVGVHGLSSGETSIALERLVIERALSVNTAAAGGNASLMTIG